Proteins encoded within one genomic window of Jiangella mangrovi:
- the mtrB gene encoding MtrAB system histidine kinase MtrB, which translates to MIGPVVGDADRAAAAGAAGADTLSRLLPRLAQWAMRPWQLVRGAWRRSIQLRVITATLALSVVVVSLLGVTLSRQITDGLLSAHADAAVADAAAGIDNAQRQLATTDGASGELRRVLVQIAETLAAGGSTSAASQPLYEIIVLSAEGGQTYRSGANADSVPPALRERVRDEDRVFSTYTSIHYPDAPDVPGLAVGGRIIDPFGGTYELYYLFPLTEQQQTIDLVLTALATAGVLLVVLLCALAWLVARQVVTPVRLAARIAERFSAGNLAERMAVRGRDDLARLAMSFNQMAASLQHQIGQLEELSRMQQRFVSDVSHELRTPLTTVRMAADVLYESRGDFDPVVDRSVELLQAQLDRFEALLTDLLEISRFDAGAAALNAERHDVRDIVHKVVDATTPLAVEKGSELVVDVPVEPAMAEVDARRIERIVRNLVVNAVEHGEGREVRVAVAADDHAVAITVRDHGVGLKPGESSLVFHRFWRADPARARTTGGTGLGLSIAMEDARLHGGWLQAWGEPGDGSQFRLTLPRVAGDDLRSAPLALVPGDVGDGGLGDPSAIGAPYRRIVTAEPADSDGAASPSPVTSAASAPAPQPSAPAPAPQQAPAEEASRRA; encoded by the coding sequence ATGATCGGTCCCGTGGTCGGCGACGCCGACAGGGCGGCAGCGGCGGGCGCGGCCGGCGCCGACACGCTGTCGCGGCTGCTGCCACGGCTGGCCCAGTGGGCCATGCGACCCTGGCAGCTGGTCCGGGGGGCGTGGCGGCGCTCGATCCAGCTGCGGGTCATCACCGCGACGCTGGCGCTGTCGGTCGTCGTGGTGTCCTTGCTGGGCGTGACGCTGTCGCGGCAGATCACCGACGGCCTGCTGTCGGCGCACGCCGACGCCGCGGTCGCCGACGCCGCCGCAGGCATCGACAATGCGCAGCGCCAGCTGGCGACCACCGACGGCGCGTCCGGTGAGCTGAGGCGCGTGCTCGTACAGATCGCCGAGACGCTCGCGGCCGGCGGCAGCACATCCGCGGCCAGCCAGCCGTTGTACGAGATCATCGTGCTCAGCGCCGAGGGCGGGCAGACCTACCGGTCCGGCGCCAACGCCGACAGCGTGCCGCCCGCGCTGCGCGAGCGGGTCCGCGACGAGGACCGGGTCTTCAGCACCTACACGTCGATCCACTACCCCGACGCGCCGGACGTGCCGGGCCTGGCGGTCGGCGGCCGCATCATCGACCCGTTCGGCGGCACCTACGAGCTTTACTACCTGTTCCCGCTCACCGAGCAGCAGCAGACCATCGACCTCGTCCTGACGGCGCTGGCCACGGCCGGCGTGCTGCTGGTCGTCCTGCTGTGCGCGCTGGCCTGGCTGGTCGCGCGCCAGGTGGTGACGCCGGTGCGGCTGGCCGCCCGCATCGCCGAGCGGTTCTCGGCCGGCAACCTGGCCGAGCGCATGGCGGTGCGCGGGCGCGACGACCTCGCCCGCCTGGCCATGAGCTTCAACCAGATGGCGGCCAGCCTGCAGCACCAGATCGGGCAGCTGGAAGAGCTGTCGCGCATGCAGCAGCGGTTCGTCTCCGACGTCTCGCACGAGCTGCGCACGCCGCTGACGACGGTGCGCATGGCCGCCGACGTCCTGTACGAGTCGCGGGGCGACTTCGACCCCGTCGTCGACCGCTCCGTCGAGCTGCTCCAGGCCCAGCTGGACCGGTTCGAGGCGCTGCTCACCGACCTGCTCGAGATCAGCCGGTTCGACGCCGGCGCCGCCGCCCTCAACGCCGAGCGCCATGACGTCCGCGACATCGTCCACAAGGTCGTCGACGCCACCACGCCGCTGGCCGTCGAGAAGGGCAGCGAGCTGGTCGTCGACGTGCCGGTCGAGCCGGCCATGGCCGAGGTCGACGCCCGCCGCATCGAGCGCATCGTGCGCAACCTGGTCGTCAACGCCGTCGAGCACGGCGAGGGCCGCGAGGTGCGCGTCGCGGTGGCCGCCGACGACCACGCCGTCGCCATTACCGTGCGCGACCACGGAGTCGGCCTGAAGCCGGGGGAGTCGTCGCTGGTCTTCCACCGGTTCTGGCGCGCCGACCCGGCCCGCGCCCGGACCACCGGCGGCACCGGCCTCGGCCTCTCCATCGCCATGGAGGATGCGCGCCTGCACGGCGGTTGGCTGCAGGCATGGGGCGAGCCCGGCGACGGCTCGCAGTTCCGGCTCACGCTGCCGCGGGTGGCCGGCGACGACCTGCGCTCCGCGCCGCTGGCCCTGGTGCCCGGCGACGTCGGCGACGGCGGCCTCGGCGACCCCAGCGCCATCGGCGCGCCGTACCGCCGCATCGTCACCGCGGAGCCGGCCGATTCCGACGGCGCCGCGTCGCCGTCGCCGGTGACGTCCGCCGCGTCGGCGCCCGCACCGCAGCCGTCGGCGCCCGCCCCCGCACCGCAGCAGGCGCCGGCCGAGGAGGCGAGCCGCCGTGCGTAG
- a CDS encoding LpqB family beta-propeller domain-containing protein, producing MRSRAALAAALLAAAAVAAGCAEIPTSGPINDEGAVEPLEEQRRFIEVSEAPPEPGMTPVQIVDGFIDAMASYQPGYETAREFLTEEAARQWDPSAGVTVFYENRPDADLVGADVVHVTMTVRGEVAGDGSFRELPDDADRERSSDLQLVQEDGEWRIANPDPGILIDDFSFDREYQPRNVFFFDPRFEVLVPDVVYLPRTANDATATLLARKVLAGPTDWLAPAVVTAFPEDAELGIDSVPVRNGVATVDLSAQVALAGPEERERMAAQLIWTLGALPEVEAVEVQVTSGAPLAQDEPLTPRDPQLNGYDPAVLKSDTPLFAVGDAGVVRVADGELTPVAGPLGDLPGIREVAVNLGGHRAVVITGDGGTGTQVQAASFGEEEQLETLFQGVDLASLSWDRTGLVWAVDHGVQGPGLVVTQPDGQPLEVELDQELAGGDITRLAVSPDGARVALVADEVAQVANVIRDPDAGTVSIVQPRRIGPASARATDVAWSSSSPSWSAADAVVVLAESQAAGAETPTAQPYLATLSGQEIVPRGLRVEDGVRVAGSPGLPVVLESGDGELHLQRSSNTWIDLGPARSPAYPG from the coding sequence GTGCGTAGCCGCGCGGCCCTCGCCGCCGCCCTGCTGGCCGCGGCCGCCGTCGCCGCCGGATGCGCCGAGATCCCGACGTCCGGCCCGATCAACGACGAGGGCGCCGTCGAGCCGCTCGAGGAGCAGCGCCGGTTCATCGAGGTCTCCGAGGCGCCGCCCGAGCCGGGTATGACGCCGGTCCAGATCGTCGACGGGTTCATCGACGCCATGGCCTCGTACCAGCCGGGCTACGAGACCGCGCGCGAGTTCCTCACCGAGGAGGCGGCCCGGCAGTGGGACCCGTCCGCCGGTGTCACGGTGTTCTACGAGAACCGGCCGGACGCCGATCTGGTCGGCGCCGACGTCGTCCACGTGACCATGACGGTGCGCGGCGAGGTCGCCGGTGACGGCTCGTTCCGCGAGCTCCCCGACGACGCCGACCGGGAGCGGTCGTCGGACCTGCAGCTGGTGCAGGAGGACGGCGAGTGGCGCATCGCGAACCCCGACCCGGGCATCCTCATCGACGACTTCAGCTTCGACCGCGAGTACCAGCCGCGCAACGTGTTCTTCTTCGACCCGCGCTTCGAGGTGCTGGTGCCCGACGTGGTGTACCTGCCGCGGACGGCCAACGACGCGACGGCGACGCTGCTGGCCCGCAAGGTGCTGGCCGGCCCGACCGACTGGCTCGCGCCCGCCGTCGTCACGGCGTTCCCCGAGGACGCCGAGCTCGGCATCGACTCCGTCCCCGTCCGCAACGGGGTCGCCACCGTCGACCTGAGCGCCCAGGTGGCGCTGGCCGGGCCCGAAGAGCGCGAGCGCATGGCCGCGCAGCTCATCTGGACCCTCGGCGCACTGCCCGAGGTCGAGGCCGTCGAGGTGCAGGTCACCTCCGGCGCGCCGCTGGCGCAGGACGAGCCGCTGACGCCCCGCGACCCGCAGCTCAACGGCTACGACCCCGCCGTGCTGAAGTCCGACACGCCGCTGTTCGCCGTCGGCGACGCCGGCGTGGTGAGGGTGGCCGACGGCGAGCTGACGCCGGTGGCCGGGCCGCTCGGCGACCTGCCCGGCATCCGCGAGGTCGCGGTCAACCTCGGCGGCCACCGGGCGGTCGTCATCACCGGCGACGGTGGCACGGGCACGCAGGTGCAGGCCGCCTCGTTCGGCGAGGAGGAGCAGCTCGAGACCCTGTTCCAGGGCGTCGACCTCGCCTCGCTGTCGTGGGACCGCACCGGCCTCGTCTGGGCCGTCGACCACGGCGTCCAGGGCCCCGGCCTCGTCGTGACCCAGCCCGACGGGCAGCCGCTCGAGGTCGAGCTCGACCAGGAGCTGGCCGGGGGCGACATCACGCGGCTGGCGGTCTCGCCCGACGGCGCCCGGGTCGCCCTGGTGGCCGACGAGGTCGCGCAGGTCGCCAACGTCATCCGCGACCCCGACGCCGGCACCGTCAGCATCGTGCAGCCGCGGCGCATCGGCCCGGCCTCCGCCCGGGCCACGGACGTGGCCTGGAGCTCCTCCAGCCCGTCGTGGAGCGCCGCCGACGCCGTCGTCGTCCTCGCCGAGTCGCAGGCCGCGGGGGCCGAGACGCCGACGGCCCAGCCGTACCTCGCCACCCTGTCGGGGCAGGAGATCGTGCCGCGCGGCCTGCGGGTCGAGGACGGCGTGCGGGTGGCCGGCTCGCCGGGGCTGCCGGTGGTCCTCGAGTCCGGCGACGGCGAGCTGCACCTGCAGCGCTCCAGCAACACCTGGATCGATCTCGGCCCTGCGCGCAGCCCCGCCTATCCGGGCTGA
- the mtrA gene encoding MtrAB system response regulator MtrA, with protein MKGRVLIVDDDTALAEMLGIVLRGEGYEHAIITRGDDVLPAFREFKPDLVLLDLMLPGRDGIDVCKEIRAESGVPIVMLTAKSDTVDIVVGLESGADDYVVKPFKPKELVARVRARLRRTDDPKPETLQVGDVVIDVAGHSVKRDGQPISLTPLEFDLLACLARRPWQVFTREELLEKVWGYRHATDTRLVNVHVQRLRSKIEHDPERPEIVVTVRGVGYKAGPG; from the coding sequence ATGAAGGGACGTGTGCTCATCGTCGACGACGACACCGCGTTGGCGGAGATGCTGGGGATCGTGCTGCGCGGGGAAGGCTACGAGCACGCGATCATCACGCGGGGCGACGACGTGCTGCCGGCGTTCCGCGAGTTCAAGCCGGACCTCGTGCTGCTCGACCTCATGCTGCCCGGCCGCGACGGCATCGACGTGTGCAAGGAGATCCGCGCCGAGTCCGGCGTGCCCATCGTCATGCTGACCGCCAAGAGCGACACCGTCGACATCGTCGTGGGTCTCGAGTCCGGCGCCGACGACTACGTCGTCAAGCCGTTCAAGCCGAAGGAGCTGGTGGCGCGCGTGCGCGCCCGCCTGCGCCGCACCGACGACCCCAAGCCCGAGACGCTGCAGGTCGGCGACGTCGTCATCGACGTGGCCGGCCACTCGGTCAAGCGCGACGGCCAGCCCATCTCGCTGACGCCGCTCGAGTTCGACCTGCTCGCCTGCCTGGCCCGCCGGCCATGGCAGGTGTTCACCCGCGAGGAGCTGCTCGAGAAGGTGTGGGGCTACCGCCACGCCACCGACACCCGCCTGGTCAACGTCCATGTCCAGCGCCTGCGCTCCAAGATCGAGCACGACCCCGAACGACCCGAGATCGTCGTGACCGTCCGTGGTGTGGGGTACAAGGCCGGCCCTGGGTGA